The Bacteroidota bacterium nucleotide sequence TCCTTAGAAATAATATCCAAAACTTGAACTGCCAAGTCTTTCATTTTGTGATTATAATTTGCTGATGCTTGCTTTGTAATACGGTTTGCAAGAACAAGGTCAACTGTAATTGCATTGTGTCCTAATATTCGTGATAAACCAAAAATTGCAGATGTTTCCATTTCAAAATTCAGAATTTTATTTCCTTTATGTTCAAATTCACTTAAGGCATCAATCAATTTAGGATAAGTAAGTTCGGTACGAACCGACCTGCCTTGAGGACCAAAAAATCCGGGTGCTGTTATTGTTATTCCCTTAAAATATTTATCCGAAAAATATTTTTTCATTTTTTCGGAAGCAGCAAAAAGGTAAAAAGGGAGTTCAGTATTTTTTTGTTTTAAAAAGACTTTTAATTTATCATAAATTTCTTTTTCATCCTTTCTGTAACTGCATTTATAAAACTTTAGCAAATTATCAAATCCTAATCCATAATGAGAAACTATAAAGGAATTAATTGGTATTTCCTCATGAATTGCACCGCAAGTTCCTATTCTAATAAAATTCAAACTTTTACTTTTTTCTTTTATTGTTCGTTTCTCAAGGTCAATATTTACAAGTGCATCTAATTCATTCAGAACAATGTCGATATTGTCTGTTCCAATTCCTGTTGATAATACACTTATTCTTTTATTTTTATAAAATCCTGTATGTGTAACAAATTCACGTTTTTGTTTTGTAATTTCAATTGAATCAAAAAATGAAGAAATCAATGGTACTCTATCTTTATCTCCAACAAGAATTATTGTATCGGCAATATCTTCAGCTTTTAGATTTAAGTGGTAAACACTATTATCGGCATT carries:
- a CDS encoding nucleoside phosphorylase, translating into MNTKAQIPESELILNADNSVYHLNLKAEDIADTIILVGDKDRVPLISSFFDSIEITKQKREFVTHTGFYKNKRISVLSTGIGTDNIDIVLNELDALVNIDLEKRTIKEKSKSLNFIRIGTCGAIHEEIPINSFIVSHYGLGFDNLLKFYKCSYRKDEKEIYDKLKVFLKQKNTELPFYLFAASEKMKKYFSDKYFKGITITAPGFFGPQGRSVRTELTYPKLIDALSEFEHKGNKILNFEMETSAIFGLSRILGHNAITVDLVLANRITKQASANYNHKMKDLAVQVLDIISK